One Spinacia oleracea cultivar Varoflay chromosome 4, BTI_SOV_V1, whole genome shotgun sequence DNA segment encodes these proteins:
- the LOC110783753 gene encoding peroxidase P7 — MASNLVVGFLAIFSIILLLAGTSDAWLRKPHFYASSCPNVEQIVFNTMKQAVSKEPRMGASILRLFFHDCFVNGCDGSVLLDDTPTSQGEKMAFPNRNNSIRGFEVIDAIKSNVEAACSGTVSCADILALAARDGVQLLGGPTWNVKLGRRDARTANMTLANLNLPPGNAPLSNLTELFARQNLNIREMTALSGGHTIGFARCTNFRDHIYNDSNIDPNFAATRKASCPRPTGTGDFNLAPMDIQTPNTFDNDYYKNLVAKRGLLHSDQELYNGGSQDSLVKMYSTNQALFFQDFAAAMIRMGDLKPLTGTNGEIRNNCRVIN; from the exons ATGGCTTCGAACTTGGTGGTCGGTTTTTTGGCAATCTTTTCTATCATTTTACTGTTAGCAGGTACCTCCGACGCATGGCTAAGGAAGCCACACTTTTATGCCTCTAGCTGCCCCAACGTTGAACAAATTGTTTTTAATACGATGAAGCAAGCCGTTAGTAAGGAACCGCGTATGGGTGCTTCCATACTTCGTTTGTTCTTCCACGACTGCTTTGTAAAT GGTTGTGATGGCTCAGTACTCTTGGATGATACACCAACTTCGCAAGGAGAAAAAATGGCTTTTCCGAATCGAAACAATTCAATAAGGGGTTTTGAGGTGATTGATGCAATAAAGTCTAATGTTGAAGCTGCTTGTTCTGGAACTGTATCATGTGCGGACATCCTAGCTCTAGCAGCACGTGACGGAGTTCAATTG CTGGGAGGCCCCACATGGAATGTAAAACTAGGTAGAAGAGATGCAAGAACAGCAAACATGACTTTAGCAAACCTAAATCTACCACCAGGGAATGCTCCCCTCTCGAATCTGACGGAACTGTTTGCAAGACAAAATCTAAACATAAGGGAGATGACCGCCCTCTCCGGAGGCCACACCATCGGGTTTGCTCGGTGCACCAACTTCCGAGACCACATCTACAACGACAGCAACATCGACCCTAACTTTGCTGCCACACGCAAGGCTAGCTGCCCTAGACCTACCGGAACTGGAGACTTCAACTTGGCCCCTATGGATATTCAAACTCCCAACACATTTGACAATGATTATTACAAAAACCTTGTTGCGAAACGAGGATTACTACACTCCGATCAAGAGCTTTACAACGGGGGTTCTCAGGACTCGTTGGTGAAGATGTATAGCACTAATCAAGCTTTGTTCTTCCAAGATTTCGCGGCTGCTATGATCAGAATGGGTGACCTTAAACCTCTTACTGGTACTAATGGGGAGATTCGAAACAACTGTCGCGTTAtcaattaa